A DNA window from Verrucomicrobiia bacterium contains the following coding sequences:
- a CDS encoding transcriptional activator RfaH yields MNFWPQKNITSRPVLDSEAPDQTPAWFCLRTQPKHEHVAAAQLRQDAGVEVFLPRIRYQRATRKGPAWVTEALFPNYLFARFDLRASLRHVQATRGVSGVVHFGQYWPSIPQTAIHDLREAMEGADLRVIEDILKPGDAVQIIDGALLGLEAVVARVMPAQSRVAVLLNFLGRQTTVELDRNQLIFPATNAPRLSCFAAVA; encoded by the coding sequence ATGAATTTTTGGCCGCAAAAAAATATCACCAGCCGTCCCGTTTTGGATTCTGAAGCCCCTGACCAAACACCGGCGTGGTTTTGCTTGCGTACCCAACCCAAGCACGAACACGTGGCAGCGGCGCAGCTTCGGCAGGACGCCGGGGTTGAAGTTTTTCTGCCGCGCATCCGCTACCAGCGTGCCACTCGCAAAGGTCCCGCGTGGGTCACCGAAGCCTTGTTTCCTAATTACCTTTTCGCCCGGTTCGACTTGCGCGCTTCGCTGCGTCATGTCCAGGCAACTCGCGGGGTCAGTGGCGTCGTCCATTTTGGTCAATATTGGCCGAGCATTCCGCAGACGGCCATCCATGATTTGCGCGAAGCGATGGAAGGCGCGGACCTGCGCGTGATTGAAGACATTCTCAAACCCGGAGACGCGGTGCAAATCATAGACGGCGCGCTCCTCGGCCTCGAAGCTGTCGTCGCGCGCGTCATGCCTGCTCAATCACGCGTCGCCGTCCTCTTGAATTTCCTTGGACGGCAAACGACGGTCGAACTCGATCGCAACCAACTTATTTTTCCCGCCACGAACGCGCCGCGTTTGTCGTGCTTCGCCGCAGTTGCCTGA
- a CDS encoding polysaccharide biosynthesis/export family protein, with the protein MNPKLFPFLNRVIAAALLLCVTCLLAGCQSPAKFADPAGPYDEATTNAPPDFHPSPYSTNALQAGDVVSIMFQYSTNFNAIEKITIDGSVNLADVGSVKAAGKTVTQLETDLSKLYKQQVKDDIITVKVVSSGNSVYISGAVIRPGKIAMERPLTALEAIMEAGGFDPNRAKLSQVVVVRLEDGKQKSYHLNLKHALGGEDEQPFFLKPFDIVHVPTKTFNY; encoded by the coding sequence ATGAACCCGAAATTATTTCCGTTTTTAAATCGAGTGATCGCCGCCGCGTTGTTGTTATGTGTGACGTGTCTGCTGGCCGGTTGTCAATCGCCCGCAAAATTTGCCGACCCGGCCGGCCCGTACGATGAGGCCACCACCAACGCCCCGCCGGACTTTCACCCTTCACCCTATTCCACAAACGCGCTCCAGGCCGGCGATGTCGTAAGCATCATGTTTCAATATTCAACGAATTTTAATGCCATCGAAAAAATAACCATTGATGGTTCGGTAAACCTGGCTGACGTCGGCTCCGTCAAGGCCGCCGGAAAAACCGTCACTCAGTTAGAGACGGACTTGAGCAAGCTTTACAAGCAGCAGGTCAAGGATGATATCATTACTGTCAAAGTTGTTTCATCCGGCAACAGCGTTTACATTTCCGGCGCGGTGATCCGTCCCGGAAAAATTGCGATGGAACGGCCATTGACCGCGCTCGAGGCCATCATGGAAGCCGGCGGATTTGATCCCAACCGCGCCAAGCTCTCGCAGGTGGTGGTCGTGCGTCTCGAAGACGGCAAACAAAAAAGTTATCACCTCAACTTAAAACATGCTCTGGGCGGCGAGGACGAACAGCCATTTTTTCTGAAACCCTTCGACATCGTCCACGTTCCAACCAAGACATTTAATTATTAA
- a CDS encoding putative porin produces the protein MKKCSGWTMRTTGIFAALLLAGGARAESSDPLLNALIKKGILTEDEAKSIKADADASQTNMPVMESSKWKINTGIKSIELFGDLRVRYEDREAHDPQGGKIALDRFRYAVRVGVRGEAFDDFYYGVRLETSANPRSPWVTFGTSSSSSPYQGPFGKGNAGLNVGQIYLGWRGLNWFDLTVGKMPNPLYTTSMVWDSDYLPEGVAERFKYTVGEADLFATFGQFIYQDVNPVSASPGFFNITYTSANPAFLLAWQAGVNYHITKKLSFKVAPVFYNYTTHGEDSAVGTLTPDFNGTFIGQGSSAGVNGVPASFSGFPNGQFDGFAANQTGINDLSIIEIPWELNYHMENHDIRLFGDYAQNLDGSARATAAFNALNSPLLANSFITPIPSPQTDDNHAYQVGLAVGNKDSLGMVYNTTSRKHGWEARAFWQHVEQYALDPNLLDSDFFEGRANMEGLYAAFAYGFTDNIIGTVRYGYAHRINDKLGTGGSNQDVPQINAIHEYNLLQFDLALRF, from the coding sequence TTGAAAAAGTGCAGTGGCTGGACGATGCGAACCACAGGAATTTTCGCCGCTCTGCTCCTGGCCGGTGGCGCCCGCGCGGAGAGTTCCGACCCGCTGCTCAATGCGTTGATCAAAAAAGGTATTTTAACCGAGGACGAAGCCAAGTCTATCAAGGCCGATGCCGATGCCAGCCAGACCAACATGCCGGTGATGGAATCTTCCAAGTGGAAGATCAATACCGGCATCAAGAGCATCGAACTCTTTGGCGATCTGCGCGTGCGTTACGAAGACCGTGAAGCGCACGATCCCCAGGGCGGCAAGATTGCTCTGGACCGTTTTCGTTATGCGGTGCGCGTCGGCGTGCGCGGCGAAGCCTTTGACGATTTTTATTATGGAGTCCGCCTCGAGACTTCCGCCAATCCGCGTTCGCCGTGGGTCACTTTTGGCACGTCCTCCAGCAGTTCGCCTTATCAGGGGCCGTTTGGAAAAGGCAATGCGGGTTTGAATGTCGGTCAAATTTATTTGGGTTGGCGCGGCTTGAATTGGTTTGACCTCACGGTCGGCAAGATGCCCAATCCGCTTTACACCACTTCGATGGTGTGGGACTCCGATTACCTTCCGGAAGGCGTTGCCGAGCGGTTCAAATATACCGTGGGCGAGGCCGATTTATTTGCGACGTTCGGTCAATTCATCTATCAGGACGTCAATCCCGTTTCCGCATCGCCGGGATTTTTCAATATCACTTACACTTCCGCCAATCCCGCATTCCTGCTCGCGTGGCAGGCGGGAGTCAATTATCACATCACCAAGAAACTCTCCTTCAAGGTCGCGCCCGTGTTTTATAATTACACCACGCACGGCGAGGACAGCGCGGTGGGCACTCTCACGCCGGATTTCAACGGCACATTCATCGGCCAAGGCTCATCGGCCGGCGTCAACGGTGTGCCCGCGTCGTTCAGCGGATTTCCTAACGGGCAGTTTGACGGTTTTGCCGCCAATCAAACTGGTATCAATGACCTGTCCATCATCGAAATTCCCTGGGAATTGAATTACCACATGGAAAATCACGACATCCGGCTCTTCGGTGATTACGCGCAAAACCTCGATGGCTCCGCGCGCGCCACCGCCGCGTTCAACGCGCTCAATTCTCCTTTGCTCGCCAACTCGTTCATCACACCGATTCCCTCGCCCCAGACAGACGACAACCACGCCTATCAAGTGGGTCTGGCCGTCGGCAACAAAGACAGTCTCGGCATGGTGTACAACACCACTTCGCGAAAGCACGGCTGGGAGGCGCGCGCATTTTGGCAGCACGTCGAACAATACGCGCTCGACCCCAACCTGCTCGACTCCGACTTCTTCGAAGGCCGCGCAAATATGGAAGGTCTGTACGCCGCGTTCGCGTACGGTTTCACCGATAATATCATCGGCACTGTCCGTTACGGTTACGCACATCGCATCAACGACAAGCTCGGCACCGGCGGAAGCAACCAAGACGTTCCGCAGATCAACGCGATCCACGAATATAATCTGCTGCAGTTCGATCTCGCTTTGCGCTTTTAA
- a CDS encoding PEP-CTERM sorting domain-containing protein: MKQFTKLAMVAASALTVVASASAATYNGDLIVGFTTASGNDLVYDLGSEPSLVNGETWNLNSLLGSSLNTSSVNWGVIGSNPVGGVNTTFSTTASMDLVPNTVPRTGYTGIRNAVASVYSLMPAAGQGNSEMIAATGTTSWNTETLNPQIPGDYKNAYGDPNSVGYTTEVLWGADNASDAPVQIGTFSFDNTGTLTFDSVSVPEPSTYGLFAGVGLLAISLRRQFAKA, translated from the coding sequence ATGAAACAATTCACCAAATTGGCGATGGTTGCCGCCTCGGCCCTCACGGTCGTCGCTTCTGCCAGCGCTGCTACTTACAATGGCGACCTCATCGTCGGCTTCACCACCGCCAGCGGCAATGACCTCGTTTATGACCTCGGCAGCGAACCCTCGCTGGTCAACGGCGAAACCTGGAACCTCAACTCCCTCCTCGGCAGCAGCTTGAACACCTCCTCCGTCAACTGGGGTGTCATCGGCAGCAATCCTGTCGGCGGCGTGAATACCACCTTCAGCACCACGGCCAGCATGGACTTGGTTCCCAACACTGTCCCCCGCACTGGTTATACCGGGATTCGCAACGCTGTCGCTTCTGTCTATAGCTTGATGCCGGCCGCCGGCCAGGGCAACTCCGAGATGATCGCTGCCACGGGCACGACCAGTTGGAATACCGAAACTCTCAACCCGCAGATCCCGGGCGACTACAAAAACGCCTATGGCGATCCCAACAGCGTCGGTTACACCACCGAAGTTCTTTGGGGCGCGGATAATGCCAGCGATGCTCCCGTCCAAATCGGCACCTTCTCCTTCGACAACACCGGCACGCTGACCTTTGATTCGGTCTCCGTTCCTGAACCTTCCACCTACGGTCTGTTCGCGGGCGTCGGCCTCCTGGCTATCTCGCTCCGCCGCCAGTTTGCCAAAGCTTAA